In the Pseudomonas sp. ADAK2 genome, one interval contains:
- a CDS encoding sugar ABC transporter substrate-binding protein gives MKLSAVRSIATLALASLIANHAWAAPKHEIYSLMPNTALSGVVDPDMPDRTSINKALPLKKKGERLRIGWTEITLGNPWFVSMIDDAKTIAKQYNYDIELQVADSDVAKQSAQVDNFITLGVDLIVIDPTDVLGSVSDVERAVAAGIPVITVGTAPDARAPVITTSTGNPYGSGFEAGRYVAAKTDPAKVINAAMVIGVMGNSTSESRLNGMISGIVYARSEERKLGLSREDAMLKGFKLFQQVKAKGSFNWPEGGFNVLAWGRGDWTEEGGLAATEDILSSQGDKLNLVLAENDFIAIGAINALENAGRKNGVMVASGAGSFRVALDLIKQGKLLVTATNSGSETGVAAIELIHQMLDKGLNANNLPLASYFPVTLITPDNVDTYIKADSLPPSTATVPPFRSIEQIKTAMK, from the coding sequence ATGAAGCTGTCAGCTGTCCGTTCGATCGCCACACTGGCTCTGGCGAGCCTTATCGCCAATCACGCGTGGGCTGCGCCCAAGCATGAAATCTATAGCTTGATGCCCAACACCGCGTTGTCGGGGGTGGTTGACCCTGACATGCCGGATCGCACCTCGATCAACAAAGCCTTGCCGCTGAAAAAGAAGGGCGAGCGCCTGCGCATTGGCTGGACTGAAATCACCTTGGGTAACCCTTGGTTTGTTTCAATGATTGACGACGCCAAAACCATCGCCAAACAGTACAACTACGACATCGAGCTGCAAGTGGCGGACAGCGATGTCGCCAAGCAGAGTGCACAGGTCGATAACTTCATCACCCTGGGCGTCGATCTGATCGTAATTGACCCAACCGATGTTCTCGGTTCGGTATCGGATGTCGAGCGGGCGGTGGCGGCCGGGATTCCGGTGATCACCGTCGGTACTGCCCCGGACGCACGCGCGCCGGTGATCACCACTAGCACCGGCAATCCCTACGGCAGTGGTTTCGAAGCCGGGCGTTACGTTGCCGCCAAGACCGACCCGGCGAAGGTAATCAATGCGGCGATGGTCATTGGGGTGATGGGCAACTCCACTTCCGAAAGCCGGCTCAACGGCATGATTTCCGGGATCGTCTATGCCCGTTCCGAAGAGCGCAAGCTCGGGCTGTCCAGGGAAGATGCGATGCTCAAGGGCTTCAAGTTGTTCCAGCAAGTCAAGGCCAAGGGCAGCTTCAACTGGCCGGAAGGCGGCTTCAATGTGCTGGCGTGGGGCCGTGGTGACTGGACCGAAGAAGGGGGTCTGGCGGCCACGGAAGACATTCTTTCGTCCCAGGGGGACAAGCTCAACCTGGTCCTGGCAGAGAACGACTTCATTGCCATTGGTGCGATCAATGCCCTGGAGAATGCCGGCAGGAAAAACGGTGTGATGGTCGCGTCCGGTGCCGGCAGTTTTCGTGTGGCGCTGGACTTGATCAAGCAAGGCAAATTGCTGGTCACCGCCACCAACAGTGGTTCGGAAACCGGAGTGGCCGCCATCGAATTGATCCATCAGATGCTCGACAAGGGCCTGAATGCCAACAACCTGCCGCTGGCCTCGTACTTCCCGGTCACGCTGATCACACCGGACAACGTCGACACCTACATCAAGGCAGACAGCCTGCCGCCGTCTACCGCGACCGTTCCACCTTTCCGTTCGATCGAGCAGATCAAAACCGCGATGAAGTGA
- a CDS encoding sugar ABC transporter ATP-binding protein, translated as MNAMHKPAVEMLDISKKFGGISALNSASFSARAGEIHALMGENGAGKSTLMKILSGAYVRDAGGVSLNGETVDIRNPGDALKLGISIIYQEFALAPHLSVAENICIDDLGKSKGFVQWTAMREKARTILDELGFSDIDVRQPVGSLPVAYQQAVEICKALSRNSSVLVFDEPTAVLTSHEAEKLFKILDELRRKGACIVYVSHRMDEIFRICDRATVLKDGKTVGTLELADITERGLIEMMIGRELSDLFPPRTPCISEVLLKVEHLCAGRLVRDVSFEVRAGEVLGFCGLVGAGRTETMRAIFGADRKTSGALYLDGREIHNRTPREAITNGIGLLPEDRKQQGVLLEMSIRVNGALRPDSPYTGRMGWIANGRETQGIEALRQQLAVKTHSIEQLVGDLSGGNQQKVALMKWVDAGCRVLILDEPTRGVDVGAKTEIYRVINDLAEQGVAIIMVSSEMIEIIGMCDRVLVMREGAIAGELVGERIKEQEMICLAMGVEHHE; from the coding sequence ATGAATGCGATGCACAAACCAGCCGTGGAGATGCTCGACATCTCGAAGAAGTTCGGCGGTATCAGCGCGCTGAACAGTGCCAGTTTTTCGGCCCGCGCAGGTGAAATCCACGCGCTGATGGGTGAGAACGGCGCAGGCAAATCAACTTTGATGAAAATCCTCTCCGGCGCCTATGTACGCGATGCGGGCGGGGTCAGCCTGAACGGTGAAACAGTCGATATCCGCAACCCCGGCGATGCACTCAAGCTGGGTATTTCGATCATCTACCAGGAGTTTGCCCTGGCCCCGCATTTGTCGGTGGCCGAGAACATTTGCATCGACGATCTGGGCAAGAGCAAGGGTTTCGTGCAGTGGACGGCGATGCGCGAAAAAGCCCGGACGATTCTCGATGAGCTGGGTTTCAGCGATATCGATGTGCGTCAGCCGGTCGGCAGTTTACCGGTGGCCTATCAACAGGCCGTGGAGATCTGCAAGGCACTGTCGCGCAATTCGTCGGTGCTGGTGTTCGATGAGCCGACGGCGGTGCTCACCTCTCACGAGGCGGAAAAACTGTTCAAAATCCTCGATGAGTTGCGCCGCAAGGGCGCGTGCATTGTTTACGTCTCGCACCGCATGGATGAAATTTTCCGGATCTGCGATCGCGCCACGGTGCTCAAGGACGGCAAGACGGTCGGAACACTGGAACTGGCTGACATTACCGAGCGTGGATTGATCGAGATGATGATTGGTCGCGAACTGAGTGACCTGTTCCCTCCGCGCACTCCATGCATCAGCGAGGTGTTGCTGAAAGTCGAGCACCTGTGCGCGGGACGTCTGGTGCGCGATGTGAGCTTTGAGGTAAGGGCGGGAGAAGTCCTCGGCTTTTGTGGGCTGGTCGGTGCCGGACGTACCGAAACCATGCGCGCGATCTTCGGGGCTGATCGGAAAACCTCCGGCGCGCTGTACCTCGATGGCCGGGAGATCCACAACCGAACACCACGGGAAGCCATTACCAATGGCATCGGCCTGTTGCCCGAGGACCGCAAGCAACAAGGTGTGTTGCTGGAGATGTCTATACGGGTCAACGGCGCGCTGCGTCCCGACAGTCCTTATACCGGGCGTATGGGCTGGATTGCCAATGGCCGGGAGACCCAGGGTATCGAAGCTTTGCGCCAGCAACTGGCCGTCAAGACGCATTCGATCGAGCAGTTGGTCGGTGACCTGTCAGGGGGTAATCAACAAAAAGTCGCCCTGATGAAGTGGGTCGATGCGGGCTGCCGCGTGCTGATTCTCGACGAGCCTACCCGTGGCGTGGATGTGGGCGCGAAAACGGAAATCTACCGGGTCATCAATGACCTCGCTGAACAGGGCGTGGCGATCATCATGGTCTCTTCGGAAATGATTGAAATCATCGGCATGTGTGATCGCGTGCTGGTGATGCGAGAAGGCGCGATCGCTGGCGAACTGGTGGGCGAGCGCATTAAAGAACAAGAAATGATTTGCCTGGCAATGGGAGTCGAGCACCATGAGTAA
- a CDS encoding ABC transporter permease, which translates to MSNPNSKLATAELLQENNHARESRAGRRSLQRLFLEHNALVMLVVLAVVASVLSADFFTYQNLGNLLRQLTPLLLVSIGMLIVILTAGIDLSVASVAAVGGIVVAMTLNVLPVEGGFGLLLAVAIAVAAGVLMGLVTGTFIAYFRMAPFIATLAMMTVARGLAFILSNGQPQRLDDRLVSAQLLRDFGRLADGVLGIPWPVWLAGLVTVVFALILRYNAYGRLTIASGSNETAVRLAGIPVERYKLAAYGICGGLAALAGVVIASRSGVATPSAGMALELDAIAACVIGGALLSGGKGTIFYTVVGVLVLGLIGNIMNLLSVPAYPQQIIKGAIIVIAVLLQGVGRRDARI; encoded by the coding sequence ATGAGTAACCCTAATTCCAAGCTGGCCACGGCCGAGCTTTTGCAGGAAAACAATCACGCTCGAGAAAGCCGGGCAGGCCGTCGTTCGTTACAGCGTCTGTTTCTAGAACACAACGCGCTGGTGATGCTGGTGGTACTGGCCGTCGTCGCCAGCGTGCTCTCGGCGGACTTCTTCACGTATCAGAACCTCGGCAACCTGTTGCGCCAATTGACACCGTTGCTGCTGGTCAGCATCGGCATGTTGATTGTGATCCTGACAGCGGGCATCGATTTGTCCGTTGCCTCGGTCGCTGCCGTGGGTGGAATCGTGGTTGCGATGACCCTCAATGTGCTTCCGGTTGAAGGTGGTTTCGGGTTGCTGCTGGCTGTGGCGATTGCGGTGGCGGCCGGTGTCCTGATGGGACTGGTGACAGGCACCTTTATCGCGTACTTCCGCATGGCCCCTTTTATCGCGACGCTGGCCATGATGACGGTTGCTCGTGGCCTTGCGTTCATCCTGTCCAACGGTCAGCCACAACGGCTGGATGACAGACTGGTCAGTGCCCAGCTGTTACGTGATTTCGGCCGGTTGGCCGACGGCGTGCTGGGGATCCCGTGGCCGGTGTGGCTGGCGGGGCTGGTGACGGTGGTATTTGCCTTGATCCTGCGCTACAACGCCTATGGCCGCCTGACCATTGCCAGTGGCAGCAATGAAACCGCTGTGCGCCTGGCGGGTATTCCGGTGGAGCGCTACAAACTGGCCGCCTATGGTATTTGCGGCGGCCTGGCAGCATTGGCCGGGGTGGTGATTGCTTCGCGCTCAGGTGTAGCCACACCCAGCGCCGGCATGGCCCTGGAACTGGACGCCATCGCCGCTTGCGTGATCGGAGGGGCACTGCTGTCCGGTGGCAAAGGCACGATTTTCTACACCGTCGTGGGTGTGCTGGTGTTGGGGTTGATCGGCAACATCATGAACTTGCTGAGTGTGCCGGCCTATCCACAACAGATCATCAAAGGCGCGATTATCGTCATCGCGGTGTTGTTGCAAGGCGTCGGTCGGCGCGATGCACGCATATAA
- a CDS encoding GntR family transcriptional regulator — protein sequence MHKPIDKGNLSERVYSIIRTALMDGQYQPGDRLRISTLAEEFGVSITPVREAIFRLVSDHALDMKAATSIYVPELTVSQLREIQLIRHLLEGEAAGVAAQRITRPELEKLEAIQDAFQKAVTVDYKQAALLNREFHFGLISAARMPVVSKTLENMWVIMGPLLSRFHAEVPKRELASAKHKHFEVLEGLRTRDSTKAKDALQADIAWGELMIDWLEKKENLAEV from the coding sequence GTGCATAAGCCCATTGATAAAGGCAACTTGAGCGAACGGGTGTATTCCATCATCCGCACCGCGTTGATGGACGGGCAATACCAACCCGGAGACCGGTTGCGCATCAGCACACTGGCCGAAGAGTTCGGTGTTTCGATCACCCCCGTGCGGGAAGCTATTTTCCGTCTGGTCAGCGACCATGCGCTAGACATGAAAGCCGCGACCTCGATTTATGTGCCGGAGCTGACGGTCAGCCAGTTGCGTGAAATCCAGCTGATCCGCCATTTGCTGGAAGGCGAGGCGGCGGGTGTAGCGGCCCAGCGGATCACCCGACCTGAACTGGAGAAACTCGAAGCCATTCAGGATGCGTTCCAGAAAGCGGTAACGGTCGATTACAAACAAGCGGCGTTGCTCAACCGGGAGTTTCACTTCGGGTTGATCTCTGCGGCACGCATGCCCGTGGTGTCGAAAACACTCGAAAATATGTGGGTTATCATGGGGCCGCTGCTGAGCCGGTTTCACGCCGAGGTCCCCAAGCGGGAGCTGGCCAGTGCCAAACACAAGCATTTCGAAGTACTGGAAGGTTTGCGCACCCGAGACTCGACCAAGGCCAAAGACGCGCTGCAAGCGGACATCGCTTGGGGGGAGCTGATGATCGATTGGTTGGAGAAAAAGGAAAATCTCGCGGAGGTATAA
- a CDS encoding zinc-binding dehydrogenase, which yields MQADFAAWSWTAGQGIDGLQLIRKPLVQPGPGEVLLANRALALNPVDWKIIEWGHPAWNTGHVPGVDGMGVVVACGTGVPIKPGTRVAYHQSLERDGSFAEFCLLDWATVMTVPAALDDAIAASFPCPGLTAWQALDKVPVSVPSDMLVVGAGGAVGLLLVQLAVQRGCRVWATAGTKHHANLKALGAVGVFDYQDRNWQQNLQASLGERRLKVVFDTVSGAHAAALAPLLGYNGHLVCIQDRQETAPLPAFSTAISLHEVALNSFHSYASLGDRQLLRDAGEHLLESMLGGRLTIPERRIFDFRNLPEALLALKQGGEGGKWIALLNESGVTPSGQP from the coding sequence ATGCAAGCTGATTTCGCTGCCTGGTCCTGGACCGCTGGTCAAGGTATTGACGGATTACAACTGATCCGCAAACCCCTTGTGCAGCCTGGCCCAGGTGAGGTTCTGCTTGCCAACCGAGCGCTGGCGCTTAACCCGGTGGACTGGAAAATCATCGAATGGGGTCACCCTGCCTGGAACACCGGCCATGTGCCCGGCGTGGATGGCATGGGCGTAGTGGTTGCCTGCGGTACTGGAGTGCCAATCAAACCGGGGACTCGCGTGGCGTATCACCAGTCACTGGAGCGCGATGGCAGTTTTGCCGAGTTCTGTTTGCTCGATTGGGCGACCGTAATGACGGTGCCGGCAGCGCTAGATGACGCCATCGCCGCGTCATTCCCCTGCCCCGGCCTGACAGCCTGGCAAGCATTGGACAAAGTTCCGGTTAGCGTGCCGAGTGACATGTTGGTAGTCGGTGCAGGTGGCGCGGTGGGCCTGCTATTGGTACAACTGGCAGTGCAACGTGGTTGCCGGGTGTGGGCCACGGCGGGCACAAAGCATCATGCGAACTTGAAAGCGCTGGGTGCCGTTGGAGTATTCGACTACCAGGACCGCAACTGGCAGCAAAACCTTCAAGCTAGCCTGGGTGAGCGTCGCCTCAAGGTTGTTTTCGATACTGTCAGTGGCGCGCATGCAGCGGCCCTGGCACCTCTGCTGGGTTATAACGGTCATCTGGTGTGTATTCAGGATCGACAGGAAACTGCACCGCTGCCGGCCTTCAGCACCGCGATTTCCCTGCATGAAGTTGCACTCAACAGCTTCCATTCCTACGCAAGCCTGGGCGATCGACAACTGCTTCGAGACGCTGGCGAACACCTCCTCGAAAGCATGCTGGGCGGTCGCCTGACAATACCTGAACGTCGAATCTTTGATTTTCGTAACCTTCCTGAAGCCCTGCTGGCTCTCAAGCAAGGTGGCGAAGGTGGAAAATGGATTGCCCTGTTGAACGAGTCAGGCGTCACGCCTTCCGGACAGCCGTAA
- a CDS encoding ornithine cyclodeaminase family protein encodes MYLNAQQLADALPWDALMGALSDIFTRPVNSPVRHHHKIEVPGDPAAMLLLMPAWIEGEYLGVKQVTVFPGNNAKGQPGLSSHYLLSCAKTGVPLGQFDGNELTARRTAAASALASRYLSRANSKRLLMVGAGRMGRYLVSAHRSVRDLQEVLVYDLNIEAAKAFASDLRAQGLQAQAVTLQELPTAVAAADIISCATLATEPVIKGQWLQPGVHLDLVGSFTPVMREVDDDVVARCSIFVDTREGALAETGDLIQPIRNGVITEADVIAEFSELCADKHAGRSALKDPAQAMTMFKSVGASVEDLAAAILAYQRSSTTN; translated from the coding sequence ATGTATTTGAATGCCCAACAACTGGCCGACGCACTGCCCTGGGACGCGCTGATGGGTGCGTTGTCCGATATCTTCACCCGCCCCGTGAACTCCCCTGTGCGTCACCACCACAAAATCGAAGTACCAGGCGACCCCGCCGCCATGCTGCTACTGATGCCGGCCTGGATCGAGGGTGAGTACCTGGGGGTCAAGCAAGTCACCGTGTTCCCTGGCAACAATGCCAAAGGTCAGCCGGGCCTCAGCAGCCACTATCTTCTGAGCTGCGCAAAAACCGGTGTACCGCTGGGCCAGTTTGACGGCAACGAACTGACGGCCCGTCGCACCGCCGCCGCCTCCGCCCTGGCCTCACGTTATCTGTCACGTGCCAACTCGAAACGCTTGCTGATGGTCGGGGCTGGCCGCATGGGCCGTTATCTGGTCAGTGCGCACCGCTCGGTTCGCGACCTTCAGGAGGTGCTTGTCTACGATCTAAACATCGAGGCAGCAAAAGCATTCGCCAGCGACCTCCGCGCCCAGGGACTCCAGGCGCAAGCGGTGACACTCCAAGAGCTGCCCACTGCTGTGGCGGCCGCCGACATCATCAGCTGCGCGACGTTGGCCACCGAACCGGTGATCAAGGGCCAGTGGTTACAGCCGGGGGTGCATCTGGATCTGGTCGGCAGCTTTACCCCTGTCATGCGCGAAGTCGACGACGATGTCGTGGCACGCTGCAGCATTTTCGTCGATACCCGCGAAGGTGCTCTCGCAGAGACCGGTGACCTGATCCAGCCAATTCGCAACGGCGTCATCACCGAAGCCGATGTCATCGCCGAGTTCAGCGAACTGTGCGCTGACAAACATGCCGGCCGCTCCGCCCTCAAGGACCCGGCCCAGGCCATGACAATGTTCAAGTCGGTTGGCGCGTCAGTAGAAGATCTCGCGGCGGCGATCTTGGCTTACCAGCGGAGTTCGACTACCAACTGA
- a CDS encoding GntR family transcriptional regulator, with amino-acid sequence MEFKLPLSPADLPSLGSAPTASDIIANHIREAIITGDFDEGEPIRQDDVAKLFDVSKIPVREALKRLEAEGLVEFQRNRGAVVKSISEPEIAQIFEVRAMLESSALKLSVPLMTEATFKRAEQYCDEFAQETNVARWAELNWQFHSCLYEDANRPFLMNLIRSVNDRIERYLRIQLTLSGGTGVDDREHRQILAACRKGDADKAAKLLHQHITKACESLLNSIRK; translated from the coding sequence ATGGAGTTCAAATTGCCCCTAAGTCCTGCAGATCTGCCGTCACTTGGCTCCGCGCCAACGGCGTCCGACATCATCGCCAATCACATTCGAGAGGCGATAATCACTGGCGACTTCGACGAAGGCGAACCGATTCGCCAGGACGACGTCGCCAAGCTTTTCGATGTCAGTAAAATTCCGGTGCGCGAGGCACTTAAACGGCTCGAAGCCGAGGGGCTGGTCGAGTTCCAACGCAACCGAGGCGCTGTCGTCAAAAGCATTTCAGAGCCGGAAATCGCGCAAATTTTCGAAGTTCGGGCGATGCTGGAGTCCAGTGCGCTGAAGCTGTCCGTGCCGCTGATGACCGAAGCCACCTTTAAGCGAGCCGAGCAGTATTGCGACGAGTTCGCGCAAGAGACGAACGTGGCGCGCTGGGCGGAACTCAACTGGCAGTTTCATTCCTGCCTCTATGAAGATGCCAACCGGCCGTTCCTGATGAACCTGATCCGCTCGGTCAACGACCGAATCGAGCGCTATCTGAGAATTCAGCTGACGCTTTCCGGTGGCACCGGGGTGGATGATCGCGAGCATCGGCAAATCCTCGCGGCTTGCCGCAAGGGCGATGCAGATAAAGCCGCCAAGTTGCTGCATCAACACATCACCAAAGCTTGCGAGTCGCTTTTGAATAGCATCCGCAAGTAA
- a CDS encoding GNAT family N-acetyltransferase, producing the protein MSNPSRDTDKLKFHRSLAPLHIDQLVALFQTEWWTKGRNKADVEKMLQSGGPLFAFIDPHNDELVAFARAMTDGVYKAMIFDIIVKETWRGTGLGSVLMNTVLNDPALVGIKHRELYCLDDMAPFYEKWGFATAAAGLNFMRKSEG; encoded by the coding sequence ATGAGCAACCCATCGCGTGACACCGACAAACTGAAATTCCATCGATCGCTGGCCCCTTTACACATCGATCAACTGGTGGCGCTTTTTCAAACCGAATGGTGGACCAAGGGACGCAACAAAGCAGACGTGGAAAAAATGCTGCAATCGGGCGGCCCCCTTTTCGCTTTCATCGACCCGCACAACGACGAACTCGTCGCGTTCGCGCGAGCGATGACTGATGGTGTCTACAAGGCGATGATCTTCGACATTATCGTCAAGGAGACGTGGCGCGGAACGGGCCTTGGCAGTGTATTGATGAACACCGTGCTGAACGATCCAGCGCTGGTAGGCATCAAACATCGCGAACTCTATTGCCTGGATGACATGGCCCCTTTCTATGAGAAATGGGGCTTTGCCACCGCCGCGGCCGGCCTGAACTTCATGCGAAAATCCGAAGGATAA
- a CDS encoding Ldh family oxidoreductase, with the protein MDFDELTALLKEIFISHGTSAFVADTLAANCAGCERDGTLSHGVFRMPGYVASLKTGWVDGQAEPEVKAVSPSFIRIDARNGFAQPALAAAAGAIDEAIERTGVVVVAIRNSHHFSALWPDMEPFARKGMVAISFVNGLANVVPHGGHTAVFGTNPIAFAMPVADADPLVVDQATSVMANGEVLLHALDNLPLPPGTGVDSAGAATTDPHAVLAGGALNTFGGYKGSSIALMVELLAGALTGGQLSFENDFGHCVGAQTPKAGQLLIVIDPDRGGSTDFSRRAAFLCKRLVEAGQDRLPGERRYKNRHTAQTLGIPLAKDTLADLLHLVTNSTTLVP; encoded by the coding sequence ATGGACTTCGACGAACTCACAGCGCTACTGAAGGAAATCTTCATAAGCCATGGAACGTCCGCGTTCGTCGCCGACACTCTGGCCGCCAATTGTGCAGGCTGCGAGCGAGATGGCACCCTCAGTCACGGCGTCTTCCGCATGCCCGGTTATGTGGCCTCGCTAAAGACTGGATGGGTGGATGGACAGGCTGAACCCGAGGTGAAGGCTGTCAGTCCCTCATTCATCCGTATCGATGCCCGCAACGGATTCGCCCAACCAGCCCTGGCCGCCGCCGCGGGTGCAATTGATGAAGCGATCGAGCGCACTGGCGTGGTCGTTGTTGCCATCCGCAACTCCCATCACTTCAGCGCACTTTGGCCAGACATGGAACCGTTTGCCCGCAAAGGAATGGTCGCGATCAGCTTCGTCAACGGTCTGGCCAATGTCGTCCCGCATGGCGGACACACTGCGGTTTTCGGTACCAACCCGATTGCCTTTGCGATGCCGGTCGCCGACGCCGATCCGCTTGTGGTGGATCAGGCAACCAGCGTCATGGCCAACGGTGAAGTCCTGCTTCATGCGCTAGACAACCTGCCACTTCCGCCCGGAACCGGTGTCGACAGCGCAGGTGCCGCCACCACCGACCCGCATGCGGTACTGGCCGGCGGCGCGCTGAATACGTTTGGCGGCTACAAGGGTTCCTCGATTGCACTCATGGTCGAATTGTTGGCAGGCGCATTGACCGGAGGGCAATTGTCGTTTGAGAACGACTTCGGCCATTGCGTTGGCGCGCAGACACCAAAGGCCGGGCAGCTGTTGATCGTTATCGATCCGGATCGCGGCGGCTCAACCGATTTCAGTCGACGTGCGGCATTTCTGTGCAAGCGATTAGTCGAGGCGGGACAGGATCGGCTGCCAGGCGAACGACGCTACAAGAACCGGCACACCGCACAGACCCTCGGCATTCCCCTTGCGAAAGACACCTTGGCGGACCTGCTTCACCTAGTCACCAATAGCACCACGCTGGTCCCCTGA